CAGCCCCGTCTTCCTGCCCCCCTGACTCTCTCTGCCCCGTGTCTACTTCTCCATGTGACCCCTGGTCTCCAGTTTCTGCCCTCCAGCCCATCTCCCACAGAGCTCCAAAGGGCTTTTTCTGACACCCAGGgctgattctctctctcccttgctcacAGCTCTCCCTTGTTCCCCATCACTCCCAGGGGAGAGTCCCAGCCCCTAGCCCGGTGTTCAAGGCCCCTGTGGTCTGACACCAGCTGACAACTTCAGGCTCTAATTCCAGAGCTACTTGCACTCTGCTTTAgcacagttcattcattcattcattcaacatttatcgAGTAATATCTTGGTGGGGATGCATTTGGCCAGCAGGTAATAGAAAATTGGACTTCGTGTAGAGTAAAGAACAGGAAAGTCGTTATCCTACCCAAAAAGAAGCCCAGTGGTGGGGGAAGATTCGGGTTTGGTTGAGTCAGCAGCTCAATGATATCATTGAGAACCTAGTTTCTATTTCCCTGCTTTTTGGTCCAGGATATGTCCCCCTTTGCACACCAGCTTGCTTACCTCATGGTCACAAGAGGGCTGCCACAGTTCCAGGCATCACTTCCGAGGTCTTCATTTTAAGAACCCCCAAATGATCTCTCCTCACATCTCACTGGCCAGCACTCAGCCGTTCGCCCACTCCTGTCTCAATCCCTGTCAAAAGAAATGAGATTATCACGATGATTTTAGTCAGTGGTCCTCTACTCTGGCTACACATCAGGTGGgaggatttaaaaaacaaaaacactatggTACCTAACCCCACCTCAGATCCAATTTAACCAGAATCTCTAGGACGGGGGCCCTAGCATCTATAGTTTTTGAATGCTTGCCTGGTGATTATGATGAACAGTAAATGTTGGAAGACGTTTGTTTAAACTGGATATCTCCGAGGGAACTGGAGACTGGTGAGCCCCCCCTGAGTTGCACGGGTGAGGAATGGACCCTCCTTAAATGGGGGAAGAAGGATGGGAGCGGCTGAGGGGGGGGTCTCCTTTCTCGTGTCTGCTCTAAGGACCTCCTCTGTGCCAAATGCTATACCAGGCATAACAAACACCCTGGTGGCAGAACAGACACCATTTCTCTGTCCTCAGTCTCTTTTAGTGTCTTTGAAGCCCTCTTTCTTTTGGGGACCCCACccctcaccatctccaccctagacTGAGGCACCCACCTGATCAATAGAATTTATGTAGAGCTCCAAAAAAAATGGAGTGGAATTGAGTTGACCAGTTGGCCGGTTTTGTAGACCAACATTTGTTCATTTCGGTTTCGCTGTTTTCCTTGTGGTATTTTGGGACCACTAACATTTGTAGCTTGTCAGGTTGCAACCTTTGGCCCAGGCCATTAGAAAGCCCATGGGTCCCAAGCATTTTGCCCATAGTGCCTAATGAGTGAAATGACCCAGCCTGCTCTCCTGCAGAATGGGCAGACACGAACCACGCCATCTCAGAAATAATTAATAACCTCCGATTGCCATGACTGCCCCTTAGTCTTAGGGGTgaagaggattctgggaagtTTCTGCAGACCGCGGTATTCTCCTTTGCTTAAAGGTCTAGCGCATGGTGGTCCCTCTGCAGGAAACATCCTTTTCCCCACCACTTCTTTATAGGTCTCACTGTAGACATCACCTCCTctaagaagccttccctgattgccCCCAGACAGGGCTTCTCTTCCCGCCTTGTGACACTGCTGTTGTATCCCGTATTACTCTTTCCAGTGACCGCCTTCCCCCCAGACTAGGAGACCTCGGAGGGCAGGGCGGGGTCTCACGCATCTCTTGTTCTCCAGCATCCCCCAGGGCACACGGGAGGCCTTGGAGATGCCCGTTTAAGTTTGAAATGGTTGCGTTTACTCAATTATTCAATAAGTGgctgttttttaatttatatttttattaagttaGACATAGACATTGAAACGAATATATCAAACTCACTGTTGTagtttagaaatatttgtttctAATGTCACATTTCATGAGAAACCGTTTTCTTCACAGTTTTTCACATGCATCTTTTGAACACACTTTTTGAGGGTATGTAATCTTATTTCCaagttattttaaatgtaaagaatttttttctatgatggaaaatttcaaacatacacaaaaatagagaGAATAGCATAATGAATCGACATGTTCCAATACCTAACTTCAACAACTATCAATGTTTTGCTAATCTTGTTTCATCTGGGTCCCTCCCCCCCCCACATTTTTGGGGGGATATTCTATAGGACAAATCTGTTTCAAAGAAAATCCGAGACGTAATTCCTTTTCACACTTAAGTACTTCAGCATGTGTCTAATTgctaaggatttttaaaaacacacctaCCATGCCATAATTACACCTGGCAAAATTAACAATTATTCTGGAATATCATCTCATACCTGGTACATGTTTAATTTTCCCTAATTAtttcaaaagtttattttttacagtTGGTTTGTTTGAATTAGGACCCAAAGGCTACACATTGCACTTGGTAGTTAtattcttttagtctttattCAATAAATGCTGAGCATGAACCAGCTTTGTGCCTGGTGCTTTGCTAGAAGCCGAGGGCAGAAGACAGGTCCCTGCCCTCGTGTTGCTCACGGGATGTTGGGGAGACGTCAGCAAGGTCTGAACAGGTGTGGTCTTGGGGGTCACAGAGAAAACTTTGGACTTAAGGTATCCTAAAGACAATGAGAAGTCCTGGGAGGGTTTTGAGGAAGAGGGGAGATATGATCAGATCTATATTTCAAAATGCTATTCTGTTTGGGTgactagagagagagaggagtcaggaGGCTGTTGTCTAAACAAGAGTGGGGCGAGAGGCAGCAGACTGGGGAGACTGAGAACAGACTCTGGGTCCAGATGCCTAGATTTTTATCCTGAGTCTATCATTttgggctgtgtgactttgggcaagtcccttaacctctctgtgcttccgttTCATCATTTGTTAAATTACGCTATCTCAGAAGGTTGTCGTGAGGATGCAATGGAAAGTCCTTTAAAAAGTGCTTGGCTTGTTAAAAGGGACTGTAAACACgaagttattattttttggtaAGTGGACAGACTTGTGAAGGAGATCACTgtgttggatggatggaggggaggcCAGGGCGGCTGCAGAAAAATGATCCGAGAGGTCAACGGGGTGACCAGATGCAGGGCAGGCGCTTCTCAGAGGgggtcttattaaaatgcagattctggtccTGTAGGTCTGGAATGGACCTTGTTTCAAAGACGGTACTGCTCCCCAGACGGCACGTTGAAGAGCAAGTCCAATGCAGGGAGGACTTTATCCTGAAGGCCAGAGGGAGCCTCTGATGGTTTGTAAGCAGGGGTCACCAAGACGAAAAGAACATCCCAGATGTCCTGCGGAAACATATGGGAGGGCGGAGGCCAGGGACCGGAGAGATGTACTTGCTACGGTACAAGCAGAGCTGTGTCGTTGTCCTGAAGTCAAAGACCACAGGAGCATAGCTGTGATGTGGCTCTGGGCTGGAGACAGCCTGTACTGGCTCGCGAGAGCTGATGGTTGAATTTTGCAAGCCGGTTGTTAACATTGTGTGTAGCGTGAAATTGGCAGTGGTGAGAATATTGACACCGTGAAAACTGGCAAATGCTAcacgtgtgtgtgagaaagagagagacagagagacagagagggagggagttaGACATTTACCAGTACCCCACCGACTCGATTGACTTATAATGAGGGAGACTCACTGTCAAGTCTCCACACGGCATGTCTGAGGAGAGGTTGTTAGTGAGGGCTCACAGGAGCGGGGCTGTGTGAGGTGACCTTGGGAATATTCGGGGAAGCGGGCTGCGCTCTGGACCGGATGCTGGCCGGACGTGGAGGCACGCCCATGAATGGAGCTGACACTATGGTTGACAGAGCCGCAGCATCAGCTCTCAGCCAAGAGGGGGATGGTTCATGTTTTGTTGTGTTGAGATGCAACTCCGGAGTGGTCCTTTGTTTATCTCGGTCCATCACGGTCACAGAGTGGCCTTGGCCGATGTAGGTTGTTCTGTGAAACTGTTTATGTCCTGGGAGGGCCAGGCCAGCTCCTGTAACAAAGAGACCCCCAAACACAGTGGCATTAAGAAGACAGTTTATTTCCCTCTCCTGTAACGGGAGGCAGGTGGTCTGGATCGGTGGGACATCTCAGCCCCATGAGATGATGGAGGGACCCAGGTCCCCTCCATATTTTTGCTTCACCATCTCTAGCAAGTTGGAAGCTGGTTTCTTGATACCTCTGCATTCCAATCCATGGGAAGGAGCAACGCGTCTAAGACAAACAATCTTCTTTTAAGCAAATGACTCCGAAGTCGCCCCCTCACTCCTGCTAACACTGCTGGGGAGAACTTGATCATGCGGCCTCACCTagttgcaaaggaggctgggaactgttgTCTCTAGCTGGGGGGCTGTGTGCTGGGTAAAACTCTGGGGCTGTAGATGAAGGGGAAAATGGATTATATGGGACAACTGGCAGCTGGCTGGCTATAAGAGAGACCAGTTAGCTGAGGGTGGGGTTGTCTAGAAAGGCCCAGATGTGAGAGCTGTTATCAGTCAGGTTCCAATCAGGAAGTTGGTTCTGAGTGTTGGAAAAACCCACCAACTGGATTCAAATGCTGTTGCTGGAGCGAAGGGACACTGCTGTCATGAAGAAGCGAGGCTAGGGTGATTGCGACAGGAAGCAAGAAGGGGCCAGTCCCGTCCTGTTCCTCCTGCCCTGCAGGCTCCCTCTAGCGCCCCCTTTAGGCAGAGCCTAATAGGAACCCAGCTGTCAAAGCTGAAATGGGGTTGATAGCCTCCCCACATCCTGGTATCATAGAGCTGTGTGGAGTTTGGACCCGAGAGACAATAGCTTAATAACTGGCGTAAGAGCTATTCTAGGGGTGGCGTGGAAAGCACTTGGTGGTGCCATTTAAGCAGAATAATGTCTGAGGAGTGCTCAGGGCAGCTGACACTCAGTTCTCTGTCCCCAGGAGCCCTCCTTGTGGACCTAGAGACCCCAGAGGAGATGCGGGCTCGCAGCCTGGGCAGGCCCCTCAAATCCTCGTGAGTGATGCCCGGCCCCGTGACTTCTGACCTCAAATCCCCCGAGTGCCATGGCCGAGCCCCCTGACCTGGGAGGGCCCTGCCCGCTCGCTGTCTCCGCAGGAAGCAGTACTTGCGCCAGGTCATTGCAGAATACGAGGCGCTGGACCGGGAGCTGCCGTGTATCCGGAAGTTCCCCACGCCGCCCGCCGCCCAGCCCCTCTGCCTGTGCATGGAGACCTCGGTGAGTGGCCCCCCCGCCCCCATGGCTTTGGACGGGGTGGTGGAAAGGGCAGAGGCTCAGAATCGAGGTGGAAAGCGTTTGAATCCAGGCTCTGTGACTCACCAGCTGTGGGCCTGGCACCAGAACAGGTTGCTGGAAATTGACTGCAAATTTATCAAAGGTCAATTGTCAAATTTCTCACTGCTGATCCCAGAGGGGAGaccgagggggagagagagggggagattgaaaggtagagagagaggagacTGAGGGCAAAGAGAATCCTGCTAACCGACCTACTACGAAATTCTGTAAAGTTTGCAAATACAGCAAAAACTCGTAAGACAAAGCCCATGTTTTTGACAGATTAGGGAATTGGTCGTTCAGTGTATGAATCCTTTGGCAATCCCTGCTCTCAGTCAGAGGAGGTATCTGTTAGGGTCTCACtcatgtgagaattaaatgagaattgATGTGGCGCTTACTGTATACCAGGCACAGGCCTCAGAGGTGCTCCCTCAGCTGATCTGTGAATTTACCCCCATACGGGGATTGCTGTCCTGTTTTAGGGACCAATACCTACCCCATCGCTCCTCTTCTTTGTGGCTTTGAACAAGGGACCCCACCTTCCCCCACACCCCCAAGGCTGGCCTTCCTAGAGGTGACCAATTTCACTATTTCATTCTAGTTCCTCAGCAATTTTATATGTTATGACAACTGTATGTCACCTCTGACATGGTCATCTCATGTTGAAAATGTGGCTAGTGATCAATGTCTGTTTCTGAATGTTAAACAGATTGACAAGAAGTCAAAAACCCCTATGATCCTTATTTTTTGACAACTGAACATTCCTTAAAAATGCTAAtatgaatataaaagaaaaaatgtatgaCTTAAATCCTCACGGAAGTCCTCAAGAGCTGCCAAAAGCTTGCCGTCCAAGGCAGACTGCTAGAAAAGTTTTCGGTAGATTGGTGAATCATTCAGCCAACTGTTCATTGACTTTTTGACAAATGGGCTTGGTGGCACTGGTTTTTTGGAGAATGACCTTGAATGACAGTAGATGCTTTTCTATCTGAGAGATGCCTGTTTTCCCTGCTCTGACAAGAGCGACAGGACCCTGGGATCAAGTGTAATCCTTGCCCCTCAAATGCCACCTGGGACTCCGGCGGGTTCTGCAGGTGGGGTCTAGGGTGGAGACTTCTGAACCCGGGTGCTCCGCGCTGAGGCTCTCTCTCCGACTCCCCCAGCCCGAGGAGGACCTCACCCACCTGGAGGTGCTGGAGGCGCTGGAGGCCGAGTTACCCGGGGCCATGGAGAGCGGGCGCGTGAGCAGCATCCGCTTTGAGAACATGAACGTCATCTGTGGGACTGCGGGCCGCCGGGACCGGTGAGcccgcggcgggggcggggcctggagggACCGGGAGGGGCGGGGCGGCGGGGAGCCAGGGGCGTGGCCTAGAGGAACTGGGAAGGGCGGGGCATCGGCGAGCAGGGGGCGGGGCATGGAGGGACTGATGAATGGGCGGGGCCTGAAGGGACTGGGAGGGGCGGGGCGGTGGTgagccgggggcggggcctggaagGACCGATAAGTGGGCGTGGCCTGGAGGGACCGGGAGGGGCGGGGCATCAGTGAGCACGATTAGGAGGCGGGGCCGGGAGTGAAGGCAGTGACGGGTGGGGCCTAGTGAGCGCGGGGGAGGGGGCGGAGTCGGGGCGAAGGAGCTGAGTGGGCGGGGCCGGGATAGAAAGGcaggagggggcggggcctggggcgaGGGCGGGGCGATGGGGCTGAACGGGAACCGGGAAGAGGCGGAGCCGAGAGTGGGCGCGGTGAGGGGGCGGGGCCCGGTGCGATCACAGAGAAGGCAGGACCTGGAGTGGTGACGGGATGGGCAAGACCGAGGTGTGGGGGCGGAGCCCGGGAAGGCAACCACGAGGGGCGGAGCCTGGACTGAGCACATTGTAGGAGCCGGGCCAGGAGTGATGCGCTGGGCAGGGGCTTGGAGTGTCTagtcgggggcggggccgggagggACCTAGACCAGGGGACAGGCCTGAGAGCCACACTGACGGGGCGGGGCCTGGAGCTGCGGGGTGAGAGTCGGGCCCCTGATCGGCGGTTTGAAAAGATGAAGCCTCGACAAACCTCCATCAGGCGACAGATCCAGGCTGAGAGGGAAGACGGGGCCTTAGAATGACCCATGTGAGGGTCGACGTCCACGTTGACCTCGGCGCGAGGGCACGGCTGGAGAGCTTAGGGACGCAGTGACGGGTTAAGGGACCAGGCAGGGACTCTTGGACAATCCAAGGCGGGGCCGGGACCACCAGCGATCCCCCCGCCGTCTCGCCCCGCCCCTCTCCTCTGGGCCCCGCCCCCTCGCAGGTGGCTCATCTCGGTCACGGACTTCCAGACTCGCTCGCGCCTGCTGCGCTCGGGGCTCCGCCTCCGCGGGCTCGCGCACCCGCTCGTCCGCCACGACGAGCTGCTGCGGGGCGACTACCGCCTGCACCTGCGCCGCTCCCTGGTCCGACGGCGCATGCTCGAGGCCCTGGGGGCGGAGCCGACCGAGGAAGACTGACGCgtgagggccggcccctgctGCGCCTGCGCACCGCCCAGCTGGCTCCGGCTCCCCTCCCGGAACCCCGGAGGGAAGGGGGCGTTGCCTCCCCAGGAAGGAGGCGGGGCCGGCTCGAGGGGGTGGATACTGTGAGTTTAATTATAAAGAATGACCTGGTACAAAAGCCATTTCTCTCTGCAAAATCTTGGTGGGGAGTCAGGGGGAGGGAGGTGATGGGGGGTAGGGACGAACCCCCATGATATAATCCCGCCTCCCTAATTTTCCCCCAGTTCCTGCAAATGGACGCCTGGGTCCCAATCCCTTGAGGGATGAACTGAGGCCCGCGGGAGGGAAGACCCGGGCTCCGGGGCTTTCAACGCGTGCCGATCCCGGTCTCAGCGAGAACCAGACGTCCTCATGCgcccccctcctcttcctcctcccaccccccttgGAAGACAATTCTCGGGCTTTTATTTCAggtttttttctggatttttttttgtgtgtgttctagggttctttttttttttttgtattttcttttgttattgttcctctttttgctttgtcTCTCCTCACCGCCCCGCGCTGCCCCCCCATCctgtcccttccccctccccacccgaccgctcctcccccctccccaccccctacaccctccccaaccccgcggcacccaTCCAGAATGAACAAGCCCTTGATAGACAGGCGCCGCGCAGGCCCCCTGCGGACGGGGGGCATCCGAcaagggggagggggtgggtagGGGCCCAGCGCGACCTCCGCCCCCCTCTtcgccacccctcccccctcccacaCCCTCCCACAAGGTTCCCCGCAGATCCCTGACGTGGTGAGGGGAGAGGGCTGCAAGCACCCTCCCCACCATGGACGGAGCGCCCCCCCCTCGAGGGTAGGGGGCAGCAGAGGTGGAATGGGcttgggggaaggagggggagctCCCTTCTTTGGCAGCTGAACATGGGGGGACCTGAGGGCGATGCCCTCCCCCCTTTACCCACAGTAGGGGAGGGGGCTTCACAGGGGAAGGGGTGGCTTAGAATTCCCAAGCCCCAGGAATAATGGGGGGGGAGCGTGCGGGAAGGAACAGCCATGCTGGAGGGAGCGGGAATTTCTTGAAGAAGCAGAAAGGTTAGGAGCACAGGGGGGATCTTCGTGCAAAACGGATGGACAGATGGCCCAGAAAgattgggaagagagagaggagggaggatgtGAGCAAGGAAGTGTGGAAGGATGATGAGCAAGAAGGGAGTGTGCATAGGGTCTCCTCTcgccagaaagagaaaagagcgtGAAGAGGAGCGAGAACAGGCAGAATGGAAATGTCTGCGGAGCTGTTCCTTCACAGGACAAAAAATAAAGGTGCGGAAAAAGAAACGATAACATGGCCCAAGAACGTATGGAATGAGACGAGTGTGCAAAAGGAAAGAGGTGGTAACAGTCCACCAAGGGAGATGGAGAAGTCACCCGGGAGCTGACAAGAACAAGCAGAAATTCAAGAACGAGGGTGCAGCAAAGCCACGGTGTGCAAGAACATGGTTAAGGGAAAGAAAACGGCTTCAAGAGAGCTGGGGAGGACGTGTGTGCAAGAGTGAGTGTGCAAGAGGGTTCACAAGAGTCGAGAATGGAGCTGACAAAGATTTGGAAAAGAAGGGTACAAGGGAGTGGGAGCTGGCAAAGGGGAGAGCGGCAGTATTTGAGTGAGAAACGGTTCC
This genomic window from Diceros bicornis minor isolate mBicDic1 chromosome 34, mDicBic1.mat.cur, whole genome shotgun sequence contains:
- the C34H19orf81 gene encoding putative uncharacterized protein C19orf81 homolog; translated protein: MQQEGEPLCSSTKGTLSMHREAGALLVDLETPEEMRARSLGRPLKSSKQYLRQVIAEYEALDRELPCIRKFPTPPAAQPLCLCMETSPEEDLTHLEVLEALEAELPGAMESGRVSSIRFENMNVICGTAGRRDRWLISVTDFQTRSRLLRSGLRLRGLAHPLVRHDELLRGDYRLHLRRSLVRRRMLEALGAEPTEED